The DNA sequence AAAATGCTTTTAAACCAATCCAAAATTTTGCTAAATATACTGGGCGTTTAGCTAAGGCTTCGGCTTCTGGAGAAAGAATTTTAAATATTTTCAAGGAAACTCCCGAAATTCGAGATTTACCCCATACTATCAATGCTTCTCCTCTACAAAGGGAAATAACTTTCAAAAATCTTAGTTTTACTTATCCCTCAGGGAAACAAACCCTTAATAATATTAATTTAACGATAAAAGCAGAGCAATTTGTTATGATTACGGGGATTTCTGGGGGCGGAAAATCTACTTTGATGAGTTTATTATTACGTCTTTATGAGCCCACTTCAGGGGCAATTTTAGTTGATGGTAAGGATATTAGAAATTATACTCTTAAATCGTGGCGATCGCAAATTAGTGTAGTTTTACAAGAAAGTCTGTTGTTTGGAGCGACTATCAGAGAAAATATTGCTTACGGGGTGAAGAATGTCACTGATGAGGAAATTGTTGAAGCTACCAAATTAGCCAATATTCACGACTTTATCTCCAATTTACCCCAAGGATACGATACCATGATTGGAGAAAGAGGTACAACCCTTTCAGGAGGGCAAAGACAGCGAATTGCGATCGCACGGGCGGCTATTCGACAAACTCCCATCTTAATTTTAGACGAACCAACCACAGGACTCGATCGTCAAAATGAAGAAATTGTTATGGAATCCCTACAAAAATTAGCTCAAAATCGCACTACTTTTTTAATTACCCATGATTTATCTTTAGCAGAAAAAGCCGATTTAATTCTTTATTTAAACAATGGTAAAGTAGAAACTTTATCTAATTGTGAACATCTAAATAAATTAGTTAAATTGTAATATTATTCAAAAAAATCAAGAAAAATAATGAATTGTATTATTATTAATAATTATCAAATTAATCCAGAAGATAAACTAAATAACTATATTAAAGATGCCATTAATCCTCACAAAGTTATCAAAACTTTTAACGAAAATATCTCAATTATTCAAGAAGATAATTATAAATTAACTCAAATTAAATTAATTCGTTATAGACAACAAAAACGCTGTTTAATTGAATATCATTTTCAAAGCAAGAATAATTTGATTTTAATAGGAAAAATTAAAGCAAAAAAAACAGATTTTCATAGTTTTCAATTACAAGAAAAACTGTGGCAAAATGGCTTTGATGAAAATAGCCAAGATAATATTTCTGTCCCTAAAGCTGTTGGTATAATTCCTAAATGGCAAATGTGGTTACAAAAAAAAGTATCGGGGCAAATACTAAGTAAATATTTAACAAAAAATCAACCCATTAATATTTATCAAAAAGTTGCTCATATTGCTGATAAACTGCACCAAATAAATATTCCTACTAATCGCACTCATACTATTAAAGATGAATTAAATATTTTGCATGAAAAATTACCATTACTAACTAAAGATTATCCTCATTGGCAAAAAAGAATTGAAAACTTACTCAATCAATGTGATATTTTAGCATCAAAAGTAATAGAAATAGAATTATGTGGTATTCATAGGGATTTTTATTTTGATCAGATTATTATTGATAACAACCGTTTTTATTTATTAGATTTAGACTTATATTGTCGAGGAAATCCTTGTTTAGATATTGGCAATTTTATCGGTCATATTAGCGAATATAGCCTACGTCAACTTGAGGATATATCAGCATTAAAACATCAAGAATTAGCTTTAAAAAATGAATTTATAAACATTCATACGAAAGAAAAACAGGATTCTCTATCACTATGGGAGTTAAAAGACTTAAAAACTATGATTGAAAATAATATTGATATTTATACTCTATTAACTTTAGTGCGTCATATTTATCTTAGTACTCAATTTAATGAACGTCATACTTATACAAAAACTCTATTTAATTTCTGTGAAGAAAAAATAAAATTGGCTCTCTCATATTGAGTATGAAAAAAAAGAAAAATTTTGAAGTTTTAATTATTAACCATTAATGTTTGAGAAGTTTTTAAAGAATTTATATTCTTATTTCCTGTGCAGAAAAGCACTGTTTTTATCTCTGCAATTAATAGCTTTACTAACTCCTCAATAGCTTCTTCTGAAGTAATAGCGGTTTTCAGAAAAGGATAAGCCAAACCCACCATATCTGCACCTAAAGCCAACATTTTTGCCACTTCTAAACCATTACGAATTCCCCCCGAAGCGATTAGGGGTATCTCAGGATATTTTTGCCGAATATCTTTAACACAATCAGCAGTGGGAATTCCCCAATTAGCAAAGGTTTTACCCAATTCTCTCTGAAGAGGATTTTTTGCTCTTTCACTCTCTACCATTGCCCATGATGTGCCACCCATACCAGCTACGTCAATAGCTTTAACACCAACATTAATAAATTTTTCTGCCATTTTTGCCGATATACCGTTACCTACTTCTTTGGCAATAACCGGTATAGATAATTTATCACACACTTGCTCAATCTTTTTCAATAAGTCTTTGAAATTGGTATCCCCTTCAGGTTGGATACATTCTTGTAAAGGATTAAAATGGAGAATTAATGCGTCTGCTTCTAAAATATCGACTAATTTTAAGCATTCTTCCCAACCATAACCATAATTAAGTTGAACCGCTCCTAAATTAGCTAATAATATTATATTTGGAGCATAGTCACGCACTTGAAAAGTAGGAGCAATTTCTGGTTTTTCAATGATAACACGTCCTGAACCGATCCCCATTGGTAAACCATATTTTTGGGCAATCCTCGCCAATCGTTGGTTTATTAATTGGGCGTTTTCCGTGCCTCCTGTCATAGAAGAAATTAGCAAAGGAGTATTTAATTGACGGTTTAAAAAAGTGGTACTAATATCGATTTCTTGATAGTTTAATTCTGGTAAACAAACATGGGTAAATTGATATTTTTCTAAGCCGTTAGTAATTTGGTTTACTTGTACTTTTTCATCTAAACAAATGCGAATATGATCATCTTTTCGGCTTTGAGTTTCTGTTAAATTCACCATAATAAACCTGATTAAATATAAAAATAAAATTTTTCTGATAATGTATTTTGACTTTCATTGCCATAATTAGTCACAGTACCTTTTAAGGTTTTGCCATCAATAGCAATATAATCTTATATGTATTTGTGGTTACAAAAAGAATCAATAAATAACCCTCTTTTGTCAAACTCCGCAAACACTTATAATTTATAGATTCTGGAACTATGGCATATCAATTGATCGATACAATCTTTAATATTATAAAATCAATCAAAACTTTAAATTGGTAAATTTTACTCTGTAACATACTTTTATCATTAGTTACCAAGGTGTTTGAAAATATTTAATAATAGTTAAAGTTGGAAACTGACAAAAGAGGGATAATCGCTCAAGCAGGTTATGAAGTGACAGGAGTTGATGATTCTCCCTCTGGAATTAAGTTTGCTCAACAGACTTACGGTAATTGCCAGTTTATTCAAGAAAGTACATACGATATTTCTCCTGAAAAATTAGGTAAAAAATTTGATGTTATAATTGCGATCGATGTGATTGAGCATTTATTTTATCCCAAAGAATTAGCTAAAGTTGCGAAAAAGTGTTTAAATCCCGACGGATATTTGATTGTAACGACACCTTACAACGGCTATTGGAAGAATTTAGCCCTTTCAATCATGGGAAAATGGGATCAACATTTAACGGTTTTATGGGATGGTGGACATATTAAGTTTTTTTCCATAGCTACTTTGACAGAATTATTAAAGTCTCAAGGTTTTAGCAATATTAACTTCAAATTTGCGGGAAGATTACCTTTTCTTTGGAAAGACATGATATGTTATAGCCATATTTAAACTCTATAAACTGCTTTTTTCAAATATTCTCCTAATCGAACTGGAGTAAAATAATTGAGTAGGCATTGTCGATATAAAGGTAACTATCTATGACCCTAACTACCTATAAATGGACAACAGAAACTTATCATCAAGCCCTTGATAGTGGCATCTTTAATGGTGAAGCGGTAGAGTTATTGCGGGGAGAAATAATTATTATGTCACCAGAAAGAGAACCTCATGCCTATTATAATAGCGAAGTTGCTGACTATCTCCGCAGTTTATTGGGAAATCGAGTTAAAATCAGAGATGCGAAACCTATCACACTACCTCATAATTCCGAACCAGAGCCAGATATTGCTATAGTTAAACCGCTAGGTAAAGAATACTTAAAACACCATCCCTATCCTGAAGATATTTTCTGGATTATCGAATTTTCTCAAGCAACCCTCAGTAAAGATTTGAATGAAAAAAAAGACATTTATGCTGAAGCTGGTATTAGAGAAT is a window from the Cyanobacterium sp. Dongsha4 genome containing:
- a CDS encoding class I SAM-dependent methyltransferase → METDKRGIIAQAGYEVTGVDDSPSGIKFAQQTYGNCQFIQESTYDISPEKLGKKFDVIIAIDVIEHLFYPKELAKVAKKCLNPDGYLIVTTPYNGYWKNLALSIMGKWDQHLTVLWDGGHIKFFSIATLTELLKSQGFSNINFKFAGRLPFLWKDMICYSHI
- the fni gene encoding type 2 isopentenyl-diphosphate Delta-isomerase encodes the protein MVNLTETQSRKDDHIRICLDEKVQVNQITNGLEKYQFTHVCLPELNYQEIDISTTFLNRQLNTPLLISSMTGGTENAQLINQRLARIAQKYGLPMGIGSGRVIIEKPEIAPTFQVRDYAPNIILLANLGAVQLNYGYGWEECLKLVDILEADALILHFNPLQECIQPEGDTNFKDLLKKIEQVCDKLSIPVIAKEVGNGISAKMAEKFINVGVKAIDVAGMGGTSWAMVESERAKNPLQRELGKTFANWGIPTADCVKDIRQKYPEIPLIASGGIRNGLEVAKMLALGADMVGLAYPFLKTAITSEEAIEELVKLLIAEIKTVLFCTGNKNINSLKTSQTLMVNN
- a CDS encoding Uma2 family endonuclease, with the translated sequence MTLTTYKWTTETYHQALDSGIFNGEAVELLRGEIIIMSPEREPHAYYNSEVADYLRSLLGNRVKIRDAKPITLPHNSEPEPDIAIVKPLGKEYLKHHPYPEDIFWIIEFSQATLSKDLNEKKDIYAEAGIREYWVVDLKNLQLKVFRDLVNSHYTSELTMKTGQISPLSFPEVKINIPQLIA
- a CDS encoding phosphotransferase is translated as MNCIIINNYQINPEDKLNNYIKDAINPHKVIKTFNENISIIQEDNYKLTQIKLIRYRQQKRCLIEYHFQSKNNLILIGKIKAKKTDFHSFQLQEKLWQNGFDENSQDNISVPKAVGIIPKWQMWLQKKVSGQILSKYLTKNQPINIYQKVAHIADKLHQINIPTNRTHTIKDELNILHEKLPLLTKDYPHWQKRIENLLNQCDILASKVIEIELCGIHRDFYFDQIIIDNNRFYLLDLDLYCRGNPCLDIGNFIGHISEYSLRQLEDISALKHQELALKNEFINIHTKEKQDSLSLWELKDLKTMIENNIDIYTLLTLVRHIYLSTQFNERHTYTKTLFNFCEEKIKLALSY